The following are encoded together in the Oncorhynchus gorbuscha isolate QuinsamMale2020 ecotype Even-year linkage group LG03, OgorEven_v1.0, whole genome shotgun sequence genome:
- the LOC124031428 gene encoding monocarboxylate transporter 2-like: MSPAPESPLGYIPPDGGWGWVVVFGAFISIGFSYAFPKALTVFFKDIQLIFGASYSQIAWISSIMLAAMYAGGPISSILVNRYGSRPVVIAGGVMCGVAMVTASFGNTITHLYICVGIIGGFGLSFNLQPSLTIIGKYFQVKRPLANGLAMAGSPVFLCTLAPINQFLFNHFGWRGSFFILGALLLNCCVAGSLMRPICPKPTGGQLTQTNGFPKKPPTDRSEAQVNGHNTQLEKGCMENFNKFLDLSLFKHRGFLIYIVGNTMMFFGFFAPVVFLAPYARSHGFDEYSSAFLLSIMGFVDMFARPGTGLIANTKWIRPRIQYFFSFAIIYNGMCHLLCPLASGYWGLAAYSVFFGIAFGMVCALLFETLMDLVGPQRFSSAVGLATIIECGPVLLGPPIGGALVDTFGDYKYLYLMCGAVMVFAGLFLFVMNIYNYRMLERERRQEEGEVKECCENQEQGMWLCERGEASSEERAEEPESTKEQDTQGD; the protein is encoded by the exons atgtcccCTGCACCAGAATCTCCTCTGGGGTACATCCCACCAGACGGGGGCTGGGGCTGGGTCGTGGTGTTTGGGGCCTTCATCTCCATTGGCTTCTCGTATGCCTTCCCCAAAGCCCTCACAGTCTTCTTCAAAGACATCCAGCTGATCTTCGGTGCCTCCTACAGCCAGATAGCATGGATCTCCTCCATTATGCTGGCAGCCATGTATGCAGGCG GACCTATCAGCAGTATTCTGGTGAATCGCTATGGAAGCCGGCCTGTGGTCATAGCTGGTGGAGTGATGTGTGGTGTTGCTATGGTAACTGCTTCTTTCGGCAATACCATTACGCATTTGTACATATGCGTAGGAATCATTGGAG GGTTTGGACTCTCCTTTAACCTCCAGCCGTCCCTCACAATCATTGGGAAGTACTTCCAGGTCAAGAGGCCATTAGCCAATGGGCTGGCCATGGCAGGAAGTCCAGTCTTCCTCTGTACATTAGCACCTATCAACCAGTTCCTGTTTAACCACTTTGGCTGGAGGGGCAGTTTCTTCATCCTGGGAGCTCTGCTGCTCAACTGCTGTGTTGCCGGCTCTCTCATGAGGCCCATTTGTCCAAAGCCAACTGGAGGCCAACTCACGCAGACAAACGGATTCCCGAAGAAACCTCCCACGGACCGGTCTGAGGCCCAGGTGAATGGACACAACACACAGCTTGAGAAAGGCTGTATGGAAAACTTCAACAAATTTCTGGACCTCTCGCTCTTCAAGCACAGAGGCTTTCTGATCTACATTGTAGGGAACACAATGATGTTCTTCGGTTTCTTCGCCCCTGTAGTGTTCCTGGCCCCGTACGCCCGGAGCCATGGCTTTGATGAGTACTCCTccgccttcctcctctccatcatgGGCTTCGTGGACATGTTTGCCAGGCCGGGGACTGGGCTGATAGCTAACACTAAGTGGATCAGGCCCAGGATCCAGTACTTCTTCAGCTTTGCCATCATTTATAATGGTATGTGCCACCTGTTGTGCCCCTTGGCCAGTGGGTACTGGGGGCTGGCGGCCTATTCAGTGTTCTTTGGTATAGCGTTTGGCATGGTGTGTGCCCTGCTGTTTGAGACACTCATGGACCTGGTGGGGCCTCAGCGGTTCTCCAGTGCAGTGGGACTGGCCACCATCATAGAGTGCGGCCCCGTGCTCCTGGGACCACCTATAGGAG GAGCCTTGGTGGACACCTTTGGTGACTACAAGTACCTGTACCTCATGTGTGGAGCGGTGATGGTGTTCGCAGGACTCTTCCTCTTTGTTATGAACATCTACAACTACAGGATGCTGGAgcgggagaggaggcaggaggagggagaggtgaaggagtgCTGTGAGAACCAGGAGCAGGGTATGTGGCTGTGTGAGAGGGGAGAGGCTTCCTCAGAGGAAAGAGCAGAAGAGCCTGAGTCTACGAAGGAACAAGACACCCAGGGAGACTGA